In a single window of the Acyrthosiphon pisum isolate AL4f chromosome X, pea_aphid_22Mar2018_4r6ur, whole genome shotgun sequence genome:
- the LOC107882380 gene encoding zinc finger BED domain-containing protein 4-like has protein sequence MIIVDMLPFSTVENKGFRSLISTIEPLYTIPSRKSITTRIEKMYIDKSQSIRNIIENINYISLTTDGWTSTAIDSYLTFTVHYFDDNWKLYSVTLSIEEIQESHTAENLKDSIMNVIESWNLNNKITGISHDNAANISNAVKLFYDQDIYSNRCAAHTLQLAVKKCLDLNTCRPLLKTASKIVASFRQSSKRTYALENYLVEKSCKKLNLVQSCPTRWNSTLDNMLKRLLELRSAVVVIMSDRTLFNSKIAKDQELLEEDWENRNTCYFIETIKNSNNSFMC, from the coding sequence ATGATAATTGTTGATATGTTACCATTTAGTACAGTGGAAAATAAAGGTTTTCGTTCATTAATTTCAACAATTGAGCCACTTTATACTATTCCATCGCGAAAAAGCATTACTACAcgtattgaaaaaatgtatatagataaatcACAAAGTATCAGAAATATCAtcgaaaacattaattatatttctttaacaaCTGATGGTTGGACATCAACAGCAATTGattcatatttaacatttactgTTCATTATTTTGATGATAATTGGAAATTGTATAGTGTAACACTTTCAATTGAAGAAATACAAGAAAGTCATACggctgaaaatttaaaagacaGTATTATGAATGTTATTGAGTcttggaatttaaataataaaataacgggAATTAGTCATGATAATGCTGCAAACATTTCAAATGctgtaaaactattttacgaTCAAGACATTTATTCAAATCGTTGTGCTGCTCATACATTACAATTAGCtgtgaaaaaatgtttagatttaaaTACATGTCGTCCTTTATTAAAAACCGCATCAAAAATTGTTGCTAGTTTTCGACAATCTTCTAAAAGAACATACGccttagaaaattatttagttgagAAAAGTTGCAAAAAACTTAATCTTGTACAAAGTTGCCCTACACGTTGGAATTCTACTCTAGATAATATGTTAAAACGATTGTTGGAACTTCGTTCAGCTGTAGTTGTCATTATGTCTGATCGGACACTTTTCAATAGTAAGATCGCGAAAGATCAAGAATTACTAGAAGAAGACTGGGAAAATAGAAATACTTGTTACTTTATTGAAACCATTAAAAACAGCAACAACAGTTTTATGTGCTGA